In Sphingobacterium thalpophilum, a genomic segment contains:
- the nuoK gene encoding NADH-quinone oxidoreductase subunit NuoK, translated as MITLTHFLVVSACIFCIGLYTVLSKKNAIMILVGIELMINAAILNFVAFGKYDKLSYGGQIFALFAIVLAAAAVAVGLAIVLNVYRHYKTINPDEINQLKDK; from the coding sequence ATGATTACGCTGACGCATTTTTTAGTTGTCAGTGCCTGCATCTTTTGCATTGGTCTTTATACCGTTCTTTCCAAGAAAAATGCAATTATGATTTTGGTCGGTATTGAGTTGATGATCAATGCAGCTATCCTGAACTTTGTTGCTTTTGGAAAATATGATAAATTGAGTTATGGTGGGCAAATTTTTGCATTATTTGCCATCGTTCTTGCTGCGGCCGCAGTCGCTGTTGGATTGGCTATCGTATTAAATGTTTATAGACATTACAAAACCATTAATCCGGATGAGATAAACCAATTAAAAGACAAGTAA
- a CDS encoding NADH-quinone oxidoreductase subunit I, whose protein sequence is MIFKTASHAFRTAIKGLSLTVKHLFGARRSRTELNIKKDNYFDQQEGIVTVQYPREKMPIPEVARYQLQVDIEDCIVCDLCAKACPVDCIEIEAIKSPEAIGKTSDGSVKRLYPAKFNIDMAKCMYCGLCTVVCPTECITMTNEYDRSSQKLTDLIYGFSDMTDSEVAQRKAEWTKFQAEKEAAKQK, encoded by the coding sequence ATGATATTTAAAACGGCTTCGCATGCATTTCGTACGGCAATCAAGGGTTTATCTTTGACTGTTAAACACTTGTTTGGTGCCCGACGTTCGCGAACGGAATTAAATATCAAAAAGGATAACTACTTTGATCAGCAGGAAGGTATTGTTACTGTTCAATATCCGCGTGAAAAAATGCCTATCCCCGAGGTTGCCCGCTATCAGCTGCAAGTCGATATCGAGGACTGTATTGTATGTGATTTATGCGCAAAGGCTTGTCCTGTCGACTGCATCGAAATCGAAGCCATCAAATCACCAGAAGCGATTGGAAAAACCTCCGATGGTAGCGTTAAAAGACTATACCCGGCCAAATTCAACATTGACATGGCTAAATGTATGTATTGTGGGCTATGTACTGTCGTATGTCCGACAGAATGTATTACCATGACCAACGAATATGACCGCAGCTCACAAAAACTGACTGATCTTATCTATGGTTTCTCCGATATGACCGATAGCGAAGTCGCACAACGTAAAGCAGAATGGACCAAATTTCAAGCTGAAAAGGAGGCAGCAAAGCAAAAATAA
- a CDS encoding NADH-quinone oxidoreductase subunit J, whose product MESILFYAFATLAIGSALLLVNLKNIARALFLFFIVLFAMAGLYLFALADFVAITQIMVYVGGVLILMLFAFMLSNKELLKDLQDSSGSFLSIPKWQTIPVVLGFLLLMLYGIIEWQQTPSTWILQARENNTEIVATDNNIHQIGLRFMTFYVLPFEIISVFLMMALIGASHLSRKERTI is encoded by the coding sequence ATGGAAAGTATTTTATTCTATGCCTTTGCTACCCTAGCAATCGGTTCAGCACTTTTGCTCGTCAATCTCAAAAATATTGCACGTGCTTTATTCCTGTTTTTTATTGTCTTATTTGCAATGGCAGGCCTTTACCTATTTGCTTTAGCCGATTTTGTGGCCATTACACAAATTATGGTGTATGTTGGCGGCGTGCTCATATTGATGTTATTTGCCTTTATGCTTTCTAATAAAGAGCTTTTAAAAGATCTCCAAGATAGCAGCGGTTCATTCTTAAGCATACCCAAATGGCAGACTATTCCTGTAGTGCTTGGCTTCCTATTACTCATGCTATACGGCATTATTGAATGGCAACAAACCCCTTCGACGTGGATTTTACAAGCTAGGGAAAATAACACCGAGATTGTCGCAACAGACAATAATATTCATCAGATCGGATTACGTTTTATGACTTTTTATGTATTGCCATTTGAAATCATATCCGTGTTTTTGATGATGGCCTTGATAGGTGCCTCACATTTATCCAGAAAGGAGCGTACAATATGA